One genomic window of Quercus robur chromosome 6, dhQueRobu3.1, whole genome shotgun sequence includes the following:
- the LOC126690414 gene encoding uncharacterized protein LOC126690414 isoform X1, whose translation MGAEEFGYNIKEQTFNEMEDDDFNHFSDSELVYHVRDALNSVSSGDCDSYNQLVGVMHHSKGLAPDEVALLVTSLKALSGAVSYIDISLHEALLSSIFDMNMWNYGPDVMDALLGLIISLASSNGKYVESCLEMLVSSFTPPFSFIDMLKQPRGIAKKDQVLSRVHLALKHIADLVPLAPSKLCPIISRKMPIYEKEPMVVVYAENMLKLESGAIGEFVSSTMLMALMDTLIDLDVDIGWDGILHDDSSKGIFQMEIEDMDDFADYDEEDGTEDILLQFPRELSRKSLGGNSTAEKLDSLMVLTFEHLKSCEVSGRLTEVFEPLLDSFRITVLTAYKSKFAQFVMFYACALDPENCGVRFAVLLADIFACEDYPLSFRMSAVAYLASYLSRGNFLSAPLVASILKRLVDWCFEYCNRKGGEMNPTSHRLFYSGCQAIMYVLCFRMKSMIDVAWFKPHLLLIEQILRHKLSPLKVCLPSVVEEFCRQAEAAQLFTSSEEFNFNDLLESEHSRAFGGMERLDMFFPFDPCLLKKSDRFIRPHFVYWSMVRPPYDDDECISDEDVVEEELDLDVSKMSITPRNPLSYWISNGLEEPRGMPARIRPSTSPESF comes from the exons ATGGGAGCCGAAGAATTTGGTTACAACATCAAGGAGCAGACATTTAATGAAATGGAGGATGATGATTTTAATCATTTCAGTGATTCAGAGTTAGTCTACCATGTTAGGGACGCTCTCAATTCTGTCTCATCG GGTGATTGTGACAGTTATAATCAGCTTGTTGGGGTAATGCACCATTCAAAAGGACTTGCCCCTGATGAGGTGGCACTGCTTGTG ACAAGTTTAAAGGCGCTATCTGGAGCAGTTTCTTATATAGATATTTCTCTTCATGAAGCTCTTCTTTCTTCG ATTTTTGACATGAACATGTGGAACTATGGACCTGATGTGATGGATGCTTTGCTTGGACTAATAATATCCTTG GCTTCTTCGAATGGAAAATATGTTGAATCATGTTTGGAAATGCTTGTGAGCAGTTTCACACCACCTTTCTCTTTCATAGATATGCTGAAGCAGCCACGTGGTATTGCCAAAAAAGACCAAGTTCTTTCTCGTGTGCATTTAGCTCTGAAACACATTGCTGATTTGGTGCCTCTTGCTCCTTCAAAGCTATGTCCAATTATTTCTCGGAAAATGCCAATCTATGAGAAGGAACCT ATGGTGGTCGTATATGCAGAGAACATGTTAAAGCTGGAGAGTGGTGCAATTGGAGAATTTGTTAGTAGCACTATGCTTATGGCATTGATGGATACTCTCATAGATTTGGAT GTGGATATTGGATGGGATGGCATTTTACATGACGACTCTAGTAAAGGAATATTTCAGATGGAGATTGAAGATATGGATGACTTTGCAGATTATGATGAGGAAGATGGCACTGAG GATATACTCTTACAGTTTCCAAGAGAATTAAGTCGGAAGAGTTTGGGAGGAAACTCAACTGCTGAAAAATTAGATAGCCTGATGGTGCTAACTTTTGAGCATCTCAAATCATGTGAAGTCAGTGGCCGTTTGACTGAG GTCTTTGAACCTCTTTTAGACTCATTTCGGATTACTGTTCTTACTGCATACAAGTCAAAATTTGCTCAG TTTGTGATGTTCTATGCCTGTGCTCTAGATCCTGAAAACTGTGGTGTGAGATTTGCCGTGTTACTGGCAGATATTTTTGCTTGTGAAGACTACCCTCTGTCTTTCCG GATGAGTGCTGTTGCTTATCTGGCGAGTTATTTGTCTCGTGGGAATTTTCTGTCAGCTCCTTTGGTTGCTAGCATCTTGAAAAG GTTGGTGGATTGGTGTTTTGAATATTGCAACAGAAAAGGTGGTGAAATGAACCCGACATCCCATAGACTTTTCTACTCTGGATGCCAG GCCATCATGTATGTTCTTTGCTTCCGAATGAAATCAATGATTGATGTTGCTTGGTTCAAGCCGCATCTTCTCCTTATAGAGCAAATCTTGAGGCATAAATTGAGCCCATTGAAG GTATGTCTGCCTTCTGTTGTAGAGGAATTTTGCAGACAAGCAGAAGCAGCTCAGCTATTTACCTCATCTGAGGAATTCAATTTTAATGACTTGCTGGAGTCAGAACATTCTAGAGCTTTTGGTGGGATGGAAAGGCTTGATATGTTCTTCCCATTTGACCCATGTTTGCTGAAAAAAAGTGACAG GTTCATTCGGCCACACTTTGTGTATTGGTCAATGGTCAGACCTccatatgatgatgatgaatgtATTAGTGATGAAGATGTTGTTGAGGAAGAGCTTGATCTTGATGTGAGCAAAATGTCTATCACACCCCGGAATCCATTGAGTTATTGGATTTCAAATGGATTAGAAGAACCTAGAGGAATGCCTGCAAGAATTAGACCCTCAACAAGTCCGGAGTCTTTTTGA
- the LOC126690415 gene encoding serine/threonine-protein kinase/endoribonuclease IRE1a isoform X2 produces MSCLSMSWKIRHKLSMSIDEFVKNTPYISEDGAVTLGSKKTTVFEVDLRTGKLIRAYAFDSPSTLQSVSYNKASNKELVKSGPKNLNVVDLRLYITRTDYLLTSSVPNSEKTSWNMTIAEVGASLLCLDASSGAPMNLPDKLVSEIGIDFAIPLSCHTKGSIFRHRNHILLESSGPEILTRVPPEDLMLPVPPSGLIIASKSAVDKFVNVHHEDITHPAPTTDSLLPLQPKTDFHHNDDSEAMLPLPPMKIDDTGIFDMISIRISPNHLLSMFFEWSPAFPLILFMIGLVVGLIVKGYTLAVKEQAFLNQQPSNSGSKTASSKRKKIQKSGKNGSVEKKDKHVSSENGDAYVHTDGDNQMSLHLNKLVDGGTDGRRIGKLFVSNTEIAKGSNGTIVLEGIYEGRPVAVKRLVQAHNDVAFKEIQNLIASDQHPNIVRWYGVEYDQDFVYLSLERCTCSLDDLIQIYSDCSQNQVFNKNKAARAMIEYKARLESVKNIFPDLNLWKANGHPSPLSLKLMRDVVSGLVHLHELGIIHRDLKPQNVLIIKERSLCAKLSDMGISKRLVGDMSSLGHHATGCGSSGWQAPEQLHHGRQTRSVDLFSLGCLLFFCITGGRHPFGDSLERDINIVKNQMDLFLVEHIPEAVHLISRLLNPDPELRPKAMEVLHHPLFWTSEMRLSFLRDTSDRVELEDRETNSDLLKVLESTGPVALGGKWDEKMEPAFINNIGRYRRYKFDSVRDLLRVMRNKLNHYRELPKEIQELVGPVPEGYDRYFTSRFPRLFIEVYKVVCGDCMEEESFQKYFKSNVD; encoded by the exons ATGTCCTGTCTTTCGATGAGTTGGAAAATTAGGCAT AAACTTTCAATGTCTATTgatgaatttgtcaaaaatacACCATACATATCAGAGGATGGAGCTGTTACACTTGGATCTAAGAAAACAACTGTGTTTGAGGTTGATCTTAGGACTGGAAAGCTGATCCGGGCTTATGCATTTGATTCTCCATCAACGTTGCAGAGTGTTTCATATAATAAAGCATCCAATAAGGAGTTGGTAAAGTCTGGTCCGAAGAACCTAAATGTTGTTGATTTGCGACTGTACATCACAAGGACAGATTATTTGCTGACGTCCTCTGTTCCAAATTCAGAAAAAACTTCATGGAATATGACAATTGCAGAAGTTGGGGCTTCTTTGCTTTGTCTAGACGCTTCCAGTGGGGCTCCTATGAATTTGCCTGATAAGCTTGTTTCTGAAATTGGCATTGATTTTGCTATTCCATTGTCATGTCACACAAAAGGCTCTATTTTTCGCCATCGAAATCATATTTTGCTTGAATCATCCGGGCCTGAAATACTCACAAGGGTGCCTCCTGAAGATTTGATGCTCCCAGTGCCTCCATCAGGTCTGATTATTGCTTCAAAGTCTGCGGTTGATAAATTTGTAAATGTTCATCACGAAGATATTACGCACCCAGCCCCTACTACGGACTCCTTGTTGCCTCTGCAACCTAAAACAGACTTTCATCACAATGATGATAGTGAAGCAATGCTTCCTTTGCCTCCCATGAAGATTGATGATACAGGGATATTTGATATGATTAGCATAAGGATTTCTCCTAATCATCTGTTAAGCATGTTTTTTGAATGGTCACCTGCATTTCCTCTTATTTTGTTCATGATTGGCCTTGTTGTGGGCTTGATTGTTAAAGGTTATACTCTGGCAGTTAAAGAACAAGCTTTCTTGAATCAGCAGCCCAGTAATTCTGGCTCAAAAACTGCATCTTCCAAGaggaagaaaattcaaaaatcaggAAAGAATGGCAGTGTTGAAAAAAAGGATAAGCATGTATCATCTGAAAATGGAGATGCATATGTACATACTGATGGTGATAACCAAATGTCGTTGCACCTTAATAAACTTGTAGATGGTGGCACTGATGGGCGTAGGATAGGTAAACTATTTGTATCAAACACCGAAATTGCTAAGGGAAGCAATGGTACCATTGTCCTTGAGGGAATCTATGAAGGTCGACCAGTTGCTGTGAAACGTCTTGTCCAGGCTCATAATGATGTGGCTTTTAAAGAAATTCAGAATCTCATTGCATCTGACCAGCATCCAAACATTGTTCGATGGTATGGAGTGGAGTATGATCAAGATTTTGTCTATCTCTCTCTAGAGCGTTGTACTTGCAGCTTGGATGATTTGATCCAAATTTACTCAGATTGTTCACAGAACCAAGTGTTCAACAAGAACAAAGCAGCAAGAGCTATGATTGAGTATAAAGCTCGCTTGGAGTCAGTGAAGAATATTTTTCCAGATCTTAATTTGTGGAAAGCAAATGGCCATCCATCACCTCTGTCATTAAAGCTGATGAG AGATGTGGTTTCTGGGCTTGTGCATTTGCATGAATTGGGGATAATTCATCGGGACTTAAAGCCTCAAAATGTGTTGATAATCAAGGAAAGATCTTTATGTGCAAAGCTTTCAGACATGGGCATTAGCAAGCGCCTTGTTGGGGATATGTCTTCTTTGGGTCATCATGCTACTG GTTGTGGCAGTTCTGGTTGGCAAGCACCAGAACAGCTTCATCATGGACGCCAAACACGCTCTGTAGATTTGTTTAGTTTAGGCTGTCTCCTTTTTTTCTGCATCACTGGAGGTCGACATCCATTTGGTGATAGTCTTGAACGTGATATTAATATTGTGAAGAACCAAATGGACCTCTTTTTAGTGGAACATATCCCTGAAGCTGTGCATCTTATTTCTCGTTTATTGAACCCTGACCCTGAATTGAG GCCAAAGGCAATGGAGGTGTTGCACCATCCTCTATTCTGGACTTCTGAAATGAGATTGTCATTTCTTCGGGACACTAGTGACAGAGTAGAGTTGGAAGATAGGGAGACTAATTCTGATCTCTTGAAAGTGTTAGAAAGTACCGGACCAGTGGCTTTGGGTGGGAAATGGGATGAAAAGATGGAGCCTGCATTTATCAATAACATTGGCCGTTATAGGCGTTATAAATTTGACAGTGTTCGAGACTTACTGCGTGTCATGCGAAACAAGTTGAACCATTATAGGGAACTTCCCAAAGAAATTCAG GAGCTTGTAGGACCAGTACCTGAGGGTTATGATCGCTACTTTACAAGTCGATTCCCAAGACTCTTCATTGAAGTATACAAGGTTGTTTGCGGAGACTGTATGGAAGAGGAATCCTTTCAAAAGTATTTCAAAAGCAATGTTGATTAG
- the LOC126690414 gene encoding uncharacterized protein LOC126690414 isoform X3, protein MKLFFLRVLQIFDMNMWNYGPDVMDALLGLIISLASSNGKYVESCLEMLVSSFTPPFSFIDMLKQPRGIAKKDQVLSRVHLALKHIADLVPLAPSKLCPIISRKMPIYEKEPMVVVYAENMLKLESGAIGEFVSSTMLMALMDTLIDLDVDIGWDGILHDDSSKGIFQMEIEDMDDFADYDEEDGTEDILLQFPRELSRKSLGGNSTAEKLDSLMVLTFEHLKSCEVSGRLTEVFEPLLDSFRITVLTAYKSKFAQFVMFYACALDPENCGVRFAVLLADIFACEDYPLSFRMSAVAYLASYLSRGNFLSAPLVASILKRLVDWCFEYCNRKGGEMNPTSHRLFYSGCQAIMYVLCFRMKSMIDVAWFKPHLLLIEQILRHKLSPLKVCLPSVVEEFCRQAEAAQLFTSSEEFNFNDLLESEHSRAFGGMERLDMFFPFDPCLLKKSDRFIRPHFVYWSMVRPPYDDDECISDEDVVEEELDLDVSKMSITPRNPLSYWISNGLEEPRGMPARIRPSTSPESF, encoded by the exons ATGAAGCTCTTCTTTCTTCG tGTTCTTCAGATTTTTGACATGAACATGTGGAACTATGGACCTGATGTGATGGATGCTTTGCTTGGACTAATAATATCCTTG GCTTCTTCGAATGGAAAATATGTTGAATCATGTTTGGAAATGCTTGTGAGCAGTTTCACACCACCTTTCTCTTTCATAGATATGCTGAAGCAGCCACGTGGTATTGCCAAAAAAGACCAAGTTCTTTCTCGTGTGCATTTAGCTCTGAAACACATTGCTGATTTGGTGCCTCTTGCTCCTTCAAAGCTATGTCCAATTATTTCTCGGAAAATGCCAATCTATGAGAAGGAACCT ATGGTGGTCGTATATGCAGAGAACATGTTAAAGCTGGAGAGTGGTGCAATTGGAGAATTTGTTAGTAGCACTATGCTTATGGCATTGATGGATACTCTCATAGATTTGGAT GTGGATATTGGATGGGATGGCATTTTACATGACGACTCTAGTAAAGGAATATTTCAGATGGAGATTGAAGATATGGATGACTTTGCAGATTATGATGAGGAAGATGGCACTGAG GATATACTCTTACAGTTTCCAAGAGAATTAAGTCGGAAGAGTTTGGGAGGAAACTCAACTGCTGAAAAATTAGATAGCCTGATGGTGCTAACTTTTGAGCATCTCAAATCATGTGAAGTCAGTGGCCGTTTGACTGAG GTCTTTGAACCTCTTTTAGACTCATTTCGGATTACTGTTCTTACTGCATACAAGTCAAAATTTGCTCAG TTTGTGATGTTCTATGCCTGTGCTCTAGATCCTGAAAACTGTGGTGTGAGATTTGCCGTGTTACTGGCAGATATTTTTGCTTGTGAAGACTACCCTCTGTCTTTCCG GATGAGTGCTGTTGCTTATCTGGCGAGTTATTTGTCTCGTGGGAATTTTCTGTCAGCTCCTTTGGTTGCTAGCATCTTGAAAAG GTTGGTGGATTGGTGTTTTGAATATTGCAACAGAAAAGGTGGTGAAATGAACCCGACATCCCATAGACTTTTCTACTCTGGATGCCAG GCCATCATGTATGTTCTTTGCTTCCGAATGAAATCAATGATTGATGTTGCTTGGTTCAAGCCGCATCTTCTCCTTATAGAGCAAATCTTGAGGCATAAATTGAGCCCATTGAAG GTATGTCTGCCTTCTGTTGTAGAGGAATTTTGCAGACAAGCAGAAGCAGCTCAGCTATTTACCTCATCTGAGGAATTCAATTTTAATGACTTGCTGGAGTCAGAACATTCTAGAGCTTTTGGTGGGATGGAAAGGCTTGATATGTTCTTCCCATTTGACCCATGTTTGCTGAAAAAAAGTGACAG GTTCATTCGGCCACACTTTGTGTATTGGTCAATGGTCAGACCTccatatgatgatgatgaatgtATTAGTGATGAAGATGTTGTTGAGGAAGAGCTTGATCTTGATGTGAGCAAAATGTCTATCACACCCCGGAATCCATTGAGTTATTGGATTTCAAATGGATTAGAAGAACCTAGAGGAATGCCTGCAAGAATTAGACCCTCAACAAGTCCGGAGTCTTTTTGA
- the LOC126690414 gene encoding uncharacterized protein LOC126690414 isoform X2, with translation MGAEEFGYNIKEQTFNEMEDDDFNHFSDSELVYHVRDALNSVSSGDCDSYNQLVGVMHHSKGLAPDEVALLVTSLKALSGAVSYIDISLHEALLSSIFDMNMWNYGPDVMDALLGLIISLASSNGKYVESCLEMLVSSFTPPFSFIDMLKQPRGIAKKDQVLSRVHLALKHIADLVPLAPSKLCPIISRKMPIYEKEPMVVVYAENMLKLESGAIGEFVSSTMLMALMDTLIDLDVDIGWDGILHDDSSKGIFQMEIEDMDDFADYDEEDGTEFPRELSRKSLGGNSTAEKLDSLMVLTFEHLKSCEVSGRLTEVFEPLLDSFRITVLTAYKSKFAQFVMFYACALDPENCGVRFAVLLADIFACEDYPLSFRMSAVAYLASYLSRGNFLSAPLVASILKRLVDWCFEYCNRKGGEMNPTSHRLFYSGCQAIMYVLCFRMKSMIDVAWFKPHLLLIEQILRHKLSPLKVCLPSVVEEFCRQAEAAQLFTSSEEFNFNDLLESEHSRAFGGMERLDMFFPFDPCLLKKSDRFIRPHFVYWSMVRPPYDDDECISDEDVVEEELDLDVSKMSITPRNPLSYWISNGLEEPRGMPARIRPSTSPESF, from the exons ATGGGAGCCGAAGAATTTGGTTACAACATCAAGGAGCAGACATTTAATGAAATGGAGGATGATGATTTTAATCATTTCAGTGATTCAGAGTTAGTCTACCATGTTAGGGACGCTCTCAATTCTGTCTCATCG GGTGATTGTGACAGTTATAATCAGCTTGTTGGGGTAATGCACCATTCAAAAGGACTTGCCCCTGATGAGGTGGCACTGCTTGTG ACAAGTTTAAAGGCGCTATCTGGAGCAGTTTCTTATATAGATATTTCTCTTCATGAAGCTCTTCTTTCTTCG ATTTTTGACATGAACATGTGGAACTATGGACCTGATGTGATGGATGCTTTGCTTGGACTAATAATATCCTTG GCTTCTTCGAATGGAAAATATGTTGAATCATGTTTGGAAATGCTTGTGAGCAGTTTCACACCACCTTTCTCTTTCATAGATATGCTGAAGCAGCCACGTGGTATTGCCAAAAAAGACCAAGTTCTTTCTCGTGTGCATTTAGCTCTGAAACACATTGCTGATTTGGTGCCTCTTGCTCCTTCAAAGCTATGTCCAATTATTTCTCGGAAAATGCCAATCTATGAGAAGGAACCT ATGGTGGTCGTATATGCAGAGAACATGTTAAAGCTGGAGAGTGGTGCAATTGGAGAATTTGTTAGTAGCACTATGCTTATGGCATTGATGGATACTCTCATAGATTTGGAT GTGGATATTGGATGGGATGGCATTTTACATGACGACTCTAGTAAAGGAATATTTCAGATGGAGATTGAAGATATGGATGACTTTGCAGATTATGATGAGGAAGATGGCACTGAG TTTCCAAGAGAATTAAGTCGGAAGAGTTTGGGAGGAAACTCAACTGCTGAAAAATTAGATAGCCTGATGGTGCTAACTTTTGAGCATCTCAAATCATGTGAAGTCAGTGGCCGTTTGACTGAG GTCTTTGAACCTCTTTTAGACTCATTTCGGATTACTGTTCTTACTGCATACAAGTCAAAATTTGCTCAG TTTGTGATGTTCTATGCCTGTGCTCTAGATCCTGAAAACTGTGGTGTGAGATTTGCCGTGTTACTGGCAGATATTTTTGCTTGTGAAGACTACCCTCTGTCTTTCCG GATGAGTGCTGTTGCTTATCTGGCGAGTTATTTGTCTCGTGGGAATTTTCTGTCAGCTCCTTTGGTTGCTAGCATCTTGAAAAG GTTGGTGGATTGGTGTTTTGAATATTGCAACAGAAAAGGTGGTGAAATGAACCCGACATCCCATAGACTTTTCTACTCTGGATGCCAG GCCATCATGTATGTTCTTTGCTTCCGAATGAAATCAATGATTGATGTTGCTTGGTTCAAGCCGCATCTTCTCCTTATAGAGCAAATCTTGAGGCATAAATTGAGCCCATTGAAG GTATGTCTGCCTTCTGTTGTAGAGGAATTTTGCAGACAAGCAGAAGCAGCTCAGCTATTTACCTCATCTGAGGAATTCAATTTTAATGACTTGCTGGAGTCAGAACATTCTAGAGCTTTTGGTGGGATGGAAAGGCTTGATATGTTCTTCCCATTTGACCCATGTTTGCTGAAAAAAAGTGACAG GTTCATTCGGCCACACTTTGTGTATTGGTCAATGGTCAGACCTccatatgatgatgatgaatgtATTAGTGATGAAGATGTTGTTGAGGAAGAGCTTGATCTTGATGTGAGCAAAATGTCTATCACACCCCGGAATCCATTGAGTTATTGGATTTCAAATGGATTAGAAGAACCTAGAGGAATGCCTGCAAGAATTAGACCCTCAACAAGTCCGGAGTCTTTTTGA
- the LOC126690415 gene encoding serine/threonine-protein kinase/endoribonuclease IRE1a isoform X1, with the protein MKKHHFFLIPTLIFCILLFTISGSSSVIDDLLLSSESSELSLWDPHGDDGLTRSPTRSLLSISPKHSTALIAGLDGTVHLVESNSKRVIWSFESGTPIYTSYQAASGQDNDKENASDPSGRFFIDCGDDWDLYMHSEHFGKTKLSMSIDEFVKNTPYISEDGAVTLGSKKTTVFEVDLRTGKLIRAYAFDSPSTLQSVSYNKASNKELVKSGPKNLNVVDLRLYITRTDYLLTSSVPNSEKTSWNMTIAEVGASLLCLDASSGAPMNLPDKLVSEIGIDFAIPLSCHTKGSIFRHRNHILLESSGPEILTRVPPEDLMLPVPPSGLIIASKSAVDKFVNVHHEDITHPAPTTDSLLPLQPKTDFHHNDDSEAMLPLPPMKIDDTGIFDMISIRISPNHLLSMFFEWSPAFPLILFMIGLVVGLIVKGYTLAVKEQAFLNQQPSNSGSKTASSKRKKIQKSGKNGSVEKKDKHVSSENGDAYVHTDGDNQMSLHLNKLVDGGTDGRRIGKLFVSNTEIAKGSNGTIVLEGIYEGRPVAVKRLVQAHNDVAFKEIQNLIASDQHPNIVRWYGVEYDQDFVYLSLERCTCSLDDLIQIYSDCSQNQVFNKNKAARAMIEYKARLESVKNIFPDLNLWKANGHPSPLSLKLMRDVVSGLVHLHELGIIHRDLKPQNVLIIKERSLCAKLSDMGISKRLVGDMSSLGHHATGCGSSGWQAPEQLHHGRQTRSVDLFSLGCLLFFCITGGRHPFGDSLERDINIVKNQMDLFLVEHIPEAVHLISRLLNPDPELRPKAMEVLHHPLFWTSEMRLSFLRDTSDRVELEDRETNSDLLKVLESTGPVALGGKWDEKMEPAFINNIGRYRRYKFDSVRDLLRVMRNKLNHYRELPKEIQELVGPVPEGYDRYFTSRFPRLFIEVYKVVCGDCMEEESFQKYFKSNVD; encoded by the exons ATGAAGAAACACCACTTTTTTCTTATTCCTACCTTAATATTCTGCATATTATTATTCACAATCTCGGGGTCTTCAAGCGTAATAGACGACTTGTTGTTGAGCTCCGAAAGCTCGGAGTTGTCGCTTTGGGATCCTCACGGGGATGATGGCTTGACTCGAAGCCCGACCCGATCTCTCCTGTCTATCTCACC TAAACATAGTACTGCACTGATTGCTGGCTTGGATGGGACAGTCCATTTGGTGGAGAGTAATTCTAAGAGAGTTATCTGGTCATTTGAGTCTGGAACACCAATTTACACTTCATATCAAGCTGCTTCTGGGCAAGATAATGACAAAGAAAATGCATCTGACCCAAGTGGCAGGTTCTTCATAGATTGTGGAGATGACTGGGATTTGTATATGCACAGTGAGCACTTTGGTAAAACG AAACTTTCAATGTCTATTgatgaatttgtcaaaaatacACCATACATATCAGAGGATGGAGCTGTTACACTTGGATCTAAGAAAACAACTGTGTTTGAGGTTGATCTTAGGACTGGAAAGCTGATCCGGGCTTATGCATTTGATTCTCCATCAACGTTGCAGAGTGTTTCATATAATAAAGCATCCAATAAGGAGTTGGTAAAGTCTGGTCCGAAGAACCTAAATGTTGTTGATTTGCGACTGTACATCACAAGGACAGATTATTTGCTGACGTCCTCTGTTCCAAATTCAGAAAAAACTTCATGGAATATGACAATTGCAGAAGTTGGGGCTTCTTTGCTTTGTCTAGACGCTTCCAGTGGGGCTCCTATGAATTTGCCTGATAAGCTTGTTTCTGAAATTGGCATTGATTTTGCTATTCCATTGTCATGTCACACAAAAGGCTCTATTTTTCGCCATCGAAATCATATTTTGCTTGAATCATCCGGGCCTGAAATACTCACAAGGGTGCCTCCTGAAGATTTGATGCTCCCAGTGCCTCCATCAGGTCTGATTATTGCTTCAAAGTCTGCGGTTGATAAATTTGTAAATGTTCATCACGAAGATATTACGCACCCAGCCCCTACTACGGACTCCTTGTTGCCTCTGCAACCTAAAACAGACTTTCATCACAATGATGATAGTGAAGCAATGCTTCCTTTGCCTCCCATGAAGATTGATGATACAGGGATATTTGATATGATTAGCATAAGGATTTCTCCTAATCATCTGTTAAGCATGTTTTTTGAATGGTCACCTGCATTTCCTCTTATTTTGTTCATGATTGGCCTTGTTGTGGGCTTGATTGTTAAAGGTTATACTCTGGCAGTTAAAGAACAAGCTTTCTTGAATCAGCAGCCCAGTAATTCTGGCTCAAAAACTGCATCTTCCAAGaggaagaaaattcaaaaatcaggAAAGAATGGCAGTGTTGAAAAAAAGGATAAGCATGTATCATCTGAAAATGGAGATGCATATGTACATACTGATGGTGATAACCAAATGTCGTTGCACCTTAATAAACTTGTAGATGGTGGCACTGATGGGCGTAGGATAGGTAAACTATTTGTATCAAACACCGAAATTGCTAAGGGAAGCAATGGTACCATTGTCCTTGAGGGAATCTATGAAGGTCGACCAGTTGCTGTGAAACGTCTTGTCCAGGCTCATAATGATGTGGCTTTTAAAGAAATTCAGAATCTCATTGCATCTGACCAGCATCCAAACATTGTTCGATGGTATGGAGTGGAGTATGATCAAGATTTTGTCTATCTCTCTCTAGAGCGTTGTACTTGCAGCTTGGATGATTTGATCCAAATTTACTCAGATTGTTCACAGAACCAAGTGTTCAACAAGAACAAAGCAGCAAGAGCTATGATTGAGTATAAAGCTCGCTTGGAGTCAGTGAAGAATATTTTTCCAGATCTTAATTTGTGGAAAGCAAATGGCCATCCATCACCTCTGTCATTAAAGCTGATGAG AGATGTGGTTTCTGGGCTTGTGCATTTGCATGAATTGGGGATAATTCATCGGGACTTAAAGCCTCAAAATGTGTTGATAATCAAGGAAAGATCTTTATGTGCAAAGCTTTCAGACATGGGCATTAGCAAGCGCCTTGTTGGGGATATGTCTTCTTTGGGTCATCATGCTACTG GTTGTGGCAGTTCTGGTTGGCAAGCACCAGAACAGCTTCATCATGGACGCCAAACACGCTCTGTAGATTTGTTTAGTTTAGGCTGTCTCCTTTTTTTCTGCATCACTGGAGGTCGACATCCATTTGGTGATAGTCTTGAACGTGATATTAATATTGTGAAGAACCAAATGGACCTCTTTTTAGTGGAACATATCCCTGAAGCTGTGCATCTTATTTCTCGTTTATTGAACCCTGACCCTGAATTGAG GCCAAAGGCAATGGAGGTGTTGCACCATCCTCTATTCTGGACTTCTGAAATGAGATTGTCATTTCTTCGGGACACTAGTGACAGAGTAGAGTTGGAAGATAGGGAGACTAATTCTGATCTCTTGAAAGTGTTAGAAAGTACCGGACCAGTGGCTTTGGGTGGGAAATGGGATGAAAAGATGGAGCCTGCATTTATCAATAACATTGGCCGTTATAGGCGTTATAAATTTGACAGTGTTCGAGACTTACTGCGTGTCATGCGAAACAAGTTGAACCATTATAGGGAACTTCCCAAAGAAATTCAG GAGCTTGTAGGACCAGTACCTGAGGGTTATGATCGCTACTTTACAAGTCGATTCCCAAGACTCTTCATTGAAGTATACAAGGTTGTTTGCGGAGACTGTATGGAAGAGGAATCCTTTCAAAAGTATTTCAAAAGCAATGTTGATTAG